In Zea mays cultivar B73 chromosome 7, Zm-B73-REFERENCE-NAM-5.0, whole genome shotgun sequence, the following proteins share a genomic window:
- the LOC100193141 gene encoding Eukaryotic translation initiation factor 3 subunit E, with protein MADHDLTALMAAQLDRHLVFPLLEFLQERQLYSRPEILEAKIRLLSGTNMVDYAMDIHKSLHGTDDVPEDMVKRRSEVVSRLRSLDEAAAPLVAFLQNPQLVQELRPDKQYNIHMLQERYQIGPDQIEALYQYAKFQFECGNYSWAAEYLYQYRALCTDTERSVSALWGKLAAEILMQNWDVALEEFNRLKEIIDSKNFSSPLNQLQNRIWLMHWALFIFFNHENGRNGIIDLFFQDRYLNAIQTNAHHLLRYLATAVVVNKRRRNMLKELIKVIQQEQHSYKDPITEFLQCLYVNYDFDGAQQKLVECEQVILNDPFLGKRVEEGNFVTVPLRAEFLENARLFIFETYCRIHRCIDISMLAQRLNMSYDEAELWIMNLVRSSKLDARIDSVSGTLIMTTNHINVHEQIIESMKGLNMRTYMLAKNIVEPAQQAAR; from the exons ATGGCGGACCACGACCTCACGGCGCTGATGGCGGCGCAGCTGGACCGGCACCTGGTCTTCCCGCTGCTGGAGTTCCTCCAGGAGCGGCAGCTCTACTCGAGGCCGGAGATCCTGGAGGCCAAGATCCGCCTCCTCAGCGGCACCAACATGGTCGACTACGCCATGGACATCCACAAGTCCCTCCACGGCACCGATGACGTTCCCGAGGACATGGTCAAGCGCCGCTCCGAGGTCGTCTCCAGGCTCAGGTCGCTCGACGAGGCCGCAGCcccgctcgtcgccttcctccagaaCCCGCAGCTCGTGCAGGAGCTCAGGCCCGACAAACAGTACAACATCCACATGCTCCAGGAGAGATACCAG ATTGGTCCTGACCAGATTGAAGCTCTGTATCAGTATGCCAAATTTCAGTTTGAGTGTGGTAACTACTCCTGGGCTGCTGAGTACCTGTACCAGTATCGTGCTTTGTGCACAGATACTGAGCGAAGTGTGAGTGCCCTCTGGGGAAAGCTAGCAGCAGAAATCCTAATGCAGAACTGGGATGTGGCTTTGGAGGAATTCAACCGCTTGAAGGAAATAATTGATTCAAAG AACTTCTCATCACCTCTGAATCAGCTCCAGAACAGGATATGGCTGATGCATTGGGCTCTGTTCATCTTCTTTAACCATGAAAATGGTAGAAATGGGATCATTGATCTGTTCTTCCAGGACAG GTACTTGAATGCTATACAGACAAATGCTCACCATCTTCTGAGATACCTAGCTACTGCAGTTGTTGTTAACAAAAGGAGAAGGAATATGCTTAAAGAGTTGATTAAGGTCATTCAGCAGGAGCAGCATAGCTACAAGGATCCCATAACTGAGTTTCTGCAATGCTTATATGTCAACTATGATTTTGATGGTGCTCAACAGAAACTCGTGGAGTGTGAGCAG GTTATACTGAATGATCCTTTCCTGGGCAAGCGCGTTGAAGAGGGAAATTTTGTCACTGTTCCTTTGAGAGCTGAGTTCCTTGAAAATGCCCGACTGTTTATTTTCGAGACATACTGCCGTATCCATCGGTGCATTGATATCAG CATGCTTGCTCAGAGGCTGAACATGAGCTACGATGAGGCCGAGTTGTGGATAATGAACTTGGTTAGGAGCTCAAAACTGGATGCAAGGATCGATTCAGTGTCAGGAACTCTTATCATGACAACCAATCACATCAATGT GCATGAGCAGATTATCGAGAGCATGAAGGGCCTTAACATGCGGACGTACATGCTCGCAAAGAACATCGTGGAGCCAGCTCAGCAGGCAGCTCGGTAA
- the LOC100277511 gene encoding uncharacterized protein LOC100277511, which produces MDLETENRLASLLLEEARRLQLEANREGVQAYLRKPNVRHRPNSRFLTATVRGVQQANRVVEVNEMWRAREKELELESKMKGRSSRSKDHGDFTGEKRKSERNHSSSSRIEQEGTTYDTSYSDQEDGLRDDEIERFLYSRAKRGRGAVGSRMDEPGPYLDSLSHHQDNGPSPDIRVEEKWERRVQGPEKPPFWGCKSLDGHWRLGTLDGRPSSSEPQSKKEKKSKLDKKDKIEKRKEKGKKKSKHRHHRHRRSSRSE; this is translated from the exons ATGGATCTGGAGACAGAAAATCGTCTTGCTTCTTTACTACTTGAAGAGGCCCGAAGATTACAATTAGAGGCTAACAGGGAAGGTGTTCAAGCATATCTgcgaaaacctaatgttaggcatcgTCCAAACTCTCGGTTCCTCACAGCCACAGTTCGTGGAGTTCAGCAAG CAAATCGTGTTGTGGAGGTCAATGAAATGTGGCGTGCCAGGGAAAAGGAACTGGAGTTGGAGTCAAAAATGAAAGGCAGAAGTAGCAGAAGTAAAGATCATGGTGATTTTACAGGTGAGAAGCGCAAAAGTGAAAGAAACCATAGCTCCAGCTCAAGGATTGAACAAGAAGGGACCACTTATGATACTTCGTACTCAGACCAGGAGGATGGTCTCAGGGATGATGAAATTGAAAGATTTCTTTATTCAAG GGCGAAGCGAGGACGTGGGGCTGTTGGTTCCAGGATGGACGAGCCTGGTCCATACCTTGATTCTCTGTCCCATCATCAGGACAATGGACCTAGCCCGGACATACGTGTGGAAGAAAAATGGGAACGCAGAGTACAAGGCCCAGAGAAGCCTCCATTTTGGGGATGCAAGTCTCTCGATGGTCATTGGCGCTTGGGCACATTGGATGGAAGGCCATCAAGCTCTGAACCACAgagcaaaaaagaaaagaaaagtaagCTGGATAAAAAGGATAAGATAGAGAAAAGGAAGGAAAAGGGCAAGAAGAAATCCAAACATCGCCACCACCGCCATCGCAGAAGCAGCAGGAGTGAGTGA